One genomic region from Marmota flaviventris isolate mMarFla1 chromosome 6, mMarFla1.hap1, whole genome shotgun sequence encodes:
- the LOC114099283 gene encoding butyrophilin-like protein 1, giving the protein MVSFPGLSPAGSLLSLLLLVSIQCSTVSGFSVNGPAEPIMALLGEDVTLPCQLYPEQSAARMHIWWYRAQISPAVLVVQNGQEQSGEQMLEYRGRTKLVGDSISKGHVALLIQHVKASDNGQYWCRFQDGDISQEAIIELTVIGLGSIPHVHMTGPKEGGIQVLCSSGGWFPSPKVQWKDMAGAKLPSLSESQTQDWDGLFHVKSSLVVTDSSLGNVTCSIQNPLSGQEKVSSIFLPEPFFPRMSPWKAALAGTVPVLVLLLIGISYIGWKEHQAKDREIKEKENESQKIQQIRNEKEEALKIREKLKEELERRRALYREDWKKALIYPDWRKEYFQPAPVNLNHELFHQNNSDPKRKKDGREETQDLPLADNKGDCNLLTLDGKGFTTGRYYWEVDVQDNDEWVLGVYETNEEKMAPLKKPSMKNFRVLEKKKGEFRALACDSQKVLLEKPLTEECPKKIVVFLDYEDNDISFYNMIDGMHIFSFTQDKFSAILYPYFKLKSMELSPSA; this is encoded by the exons ATGGTGAGTTTTCCAGGTTTGTCTCCAGCtggctccctcctctctctccttctcctggtGTCCATACAGTGCTCAACAG TATCTGGGTTTTCTGTGAATGGACCAGCTGAGCCCATCATGGCCTTGCTTGGGGAGGATGTTACCCTGCCCTGCCAGCTGTATCCTGAACAGAGTGCAGCCCGCATGCACATCTGGTGGTACCGTGCCCAGATCTCCCCAGCTGTGCTGGTAGTCCAGAATGGACAGGAACAAAGTGGAGAACAGATGCTGGAGTACCGCGGTAGGACCAAGTTGGTGGGAGACTCCATCAGCAAGGGGCACGTGGCCCTGCTGATACAGCACGTGAAGGCCTCTGACAATGGCCAGTACTGGTGTCGTTTTCAAGATGGTGATATCTCACAGGAGGCCATTATAGAATTGACTGTCATAG GTTTGGGCTCCATCCCTCATGTTCACATGACAGGACCCAAGGAAGGTGGTATCCAAGTGCTGTGTTCCTCAGGGGGCTGGTTCCCAAGCCCCAAGGTACAATGGAAAGACATGGCAGGAGCCAAGCTACCatccctctctgagtctcagacCCAAGACTGGGATGGGCTCTTCCATGTGAAATCATCCCTTGTGGTCACAGACAGCTCCCTGGGCAATGTGACCTGCTCCATCCAAAATCCTCTCTCTGGTCAGGAAAAGGTGTCATCCATCTTCCTCCCAG AGCCCTTCTTCCCCAGGATGTCTCCATGGAAAGCAGCCCTTGCTGGGACAGTCCCTGTCCTGGTGCTTCTGCTCATTGGGATCAGCTACATTGGTTGGAAAGAACATCAAGCCAAAgacagagaaataaaggaaaaggaaaacgaATCTCAGAAAATACAACAGATAAGGAATGAAAAGGAAGAGGCACTTAAGATTCGAG aaaaacTCAAGGAAGAGCTTG AACGACGAAGGGCATTGTACCGCGAAG attggaAGAAGGCCCTGATATATCCTG ATTGGAGAAAGGAATATTTCCAGCCTG ctCCTGTGAATCTAAATCATGAACTTTTTCACCAGAACAATTCTgatccaaagagaaaaaaagatggcAGAGAGGAAACACAGGATCTTCCTCTTGCTGATAATAAAGGAGATTGCAACCTCCTCACTCTTGATGGGAAAGGTTTCACAACAGGGAGATATTATTGGGAGGTAGATGTCCAGGACAATGATGAGTGGGTGCTAGGTGTTTATGAAACAAACGAAGAAAAGATGGCACCATTAAAAAAACCATCAATGAAGAATTTCAGAGTCttagagaagaagaaaggtgAATTCAGGGCTCTTGCCTGTGATTCACAAAAAGTTCTTCTAGAAAAGCCTCTTACAGAAGAGTGTCCGAAGAAGATTGTGGTTTTCTTGGATTATGAAGATAATGACATTTCTTTCTATAACATGATTGATGGTATGCACATCTTTTCCTTCACCCAGGACAAATTCTCTGCCATTCTCTATCCTTACTTCAAACTTAAATCCATGGAGCTCTCCCCATCTGCATAA